In Lachnospiraceae bacterium, one DNA window encodes the following:
- a CDS encoding TnpV protein, giving the protein MQNEIYDEKNGLTYMLCGDYYLPELALTDIEPTYGKYGMLRKSYLQEHRKAKYQILLLQGKLVEHLNQIDAEARDREEQLVKQMMEKEGITEKLKRQDNMEWTRRMNTLCHDAEEMILTEMIYTKG; this is encoded by the coding sequence ATGCAGAACGAAATTTATGATGAGAAAAATGGACTTACTTATATGTTATGTGGTGATTATTATTTGCCAGAATTGGCACTTACAGATATCGAACCAACTTATGGGAAATATGGGATGCTTCGTAAAAGCTATTTACAGGAACATAGAAAGGCAAAATATCAAATATTGTTGTTACAAGGAAAACTTGTCGAGCATTTGAATCAGATTGATGCAGAAGCAAGGGATAGAGAAGAACAATTAGTAAAACAGATGATGGAGAAAGAAGGAATTACAGAGAAATTAAAAAGGCAGGACAACATGGAATGGACAAGGAGGATGAATACCCTTTGTCATGATGCAGAAGAGATGATTTTGACGGAAATGATATACACGAAAGGATAA
- a CDS encoding tyrosine-type recombinase/integrase translates to MAVLKIVPKLYQEKISEKLKEEISLVTNGEAKYYNRLYKFFQYTDIQCTADINYETRKMYMESLEKEDISEKYKVELMSLFDRLKIENMPDVYSQGNPFSVEQEFFKQDKLFLLYVPNKKKAQSFRQVVDKNDLLWDLTRIHSSQLVRQTKILLCEILNMDKVQRHRRYFLEPLKALVRFCDKYGIDDIEEMEQADENRFYLYLNKESEIIKKQASKIVEFARRTLFLTDSEINWQACIWYMDRFQFDKSRINASSPVKSLSFINIYEKENRWYLQLYAKYLVGISDLSLSNIRNTISFISQFLKYLDGQSKKVTELEIQDIADYVSILDVSDIKYSTFNRYITHIHTFLQFLKMKNIEVLKFYPERFLKKGFPEHNERSVPEKTIAHLIKELPAFPEHLQLMYLILFCTGIRKSEVCTIKSGAFYSQGNENWMRIYQSKMRREKVIPVPSLLVGLVNDYEKKYGIKNGEYLFKNKKGGAFNGQTFSNQMIRECKARGIACGDYIFRAHDYRHNLATSMYGNGVSIQGVRDYLGHSSENMTKQYIDFMPERIVSAEDKYFSRNQSFKLKGVEDDER, encoded by the coding sequence TTGGCAGTATTAAAAATTGTTCCGAAGTTATATCAGGAAAAAATATCTGAGAAATTAAAGGAAGAAATATCTTTAGTTACGAATGGAGAAGCAAAATACTATAACCGGTTATATAAATTTTTTCAGTATACAGATATACAGTGTACTGCAGATATTAACTATGAAACGAGAAAAATGTATATGGAGTCTCTTGAAAAAGAGGATATTTCAGAAAAATATAAAGTGGAATTAATGAGCTTATTTGATCGTTTAAAAATAGAAAATATGCCGGATGTCTATTCACAAGGAAATCCTTTCTCTGTAGAACAGGAGTTTTTTAAGCAAGACAAATTGTTTTTGCTGTATGTCCCCAATAAGAAGAAAGCACAATCTTTCCGTCAGGTGGTCGATAAGAATGATTTGTTATGGGACTTAACGAGGATACATTCATCACAGTTGGTGCGACAGACAAAAATATTGCTGTGTGAAATTCTGAATATGGATAAGGTACAAAGACATCGAAGATATTTTTTAGAACCATTAAAAGCACTTGTACGGTTTTGCGATAAGTACGGAATAGATGATATTGAAGAAATGGAACAGGCAGATGAAAACAGATTTTATCTGTATTTAAACAAGGAGTCAGAAATTATAAAAAAACAGGCTTCTAAGATTGTTGAGTTTGCGAGAAGAACGTTATTTCTAACAGATTCAGAGATAAATTGGCAAGCATGTATCTGGTATATGGATAGGTTTCAGTTTGATAAATCAAGAATCAATGCCAGTTCACCTGTTAAAAGTCTTTCATTTATTAATATTTACGAAAAAGAAAATCGTTGGTATTTACAATTATACGCAAAATATTTAGTTGGGATATCTGATCTGTCTTTATCAAATATCCGAAATACAATAAGTTTTATTTCACAATTTTTAAAATATCTGGATGGACAGAGTAAGAAAGTAACTGAACTGGAGATACAAGATATAGCGGATTATGTATCTATTTTGGATGTGTCCGATATTAAATATTCCACGTTTAACCGATATATAACTCATATACATACATTTCTACAGTTTTTGAAAATGAAAAATATTGAAGTGTTGAAGTTTTATCCGGAACGATTTTTAAAAAAAGGTTTTCCAGAACACAACGAAAGAAGTGTTCCAGAAAAAACAATTGCTCATCTGATTAAGGAGTTGCCGGCATTCCCAGAGCATTTACAGTTGATGTATTTGATTTTGTTTTGCACAGGAATTAGGAAAAGCGAGGTTTGTACAATAAAATCGGGAGCCTTTTATTCACAAGGCAATGAGAATTGGATGCGCATATATCAAAGCAAAATGCGGAGGGAAAAAGTCATTCCTGTTCCGAGTTTATTGGTTGGACTGGTGAACGATTATGAAAAAAAGTACGGAATAAAAAATGGGGAGTATTTATTCAAAAATAAAAAAGGTGGTGCATTTAATGGACAGACATTTTCAAATCAGATGATTCGGGAGTGTAAGGCTCGTGGGATTGCCTGTGGAGATTATATCTTTAGAGCACACGATTACAGACATAACCTTGCAACTTCAATGTACGGAAATGGAGTTTCTATACAAGGGGTACGAGATTATCTGGGACATTCAAGTGAGAATATGACAAAACAGTACATTGATTTCATGCCGGAACGTATTGTATCGGCTGAAGATAAATATTTTTCAAGAAATCAGTCATTTAAATTGAAAGGAGTAGAAGATGATGAAAGGTAA
- a CDS encoding Flp1 family type IVb pilin, with product MRKENNSCILKEFAADEMGVGVIELVLILVVLIGLTIVFKKQINTLLENIFKQINTKTKEVY from the coding sequence ATGAGAAAAGAAAATAATAGCTGTATTTTAAAGGAATTTGCGGCAGATGAGATGGGTGTGGGGGTTATAGAATTAGTATTGATCCTGGTTGTTTTGATAGGATTGACAATTGTGTTCAAAAAACAGATCAATACTTTGCTTGAAAATATCTTTAAGCAGATCAATACAAAAACTAAGGAAGTTTATTAA
- a CDS encoding FHA domain-containing protein, which produces MKIEYMREMKRSYMTVKMEDWEIAESYERGMLSRNQIPGLLKMKIKYTDGIPWYCYDITSRQPVSRLFESQPADEKQVRSFFCQLYETLDRMEAYLLGDGGILLDPDLVYVDPEGFKTGFCVIPGRKEDFNSQLSLFIQYLMKHIDHKDRECVVLTYGLYQTCMKENYSLEDMMRILAEKMPEKRSDLVQEEETVRNFRITKGEETDRNFRDFRENSKDIREWKGKEETEEQEKLEISGSYQKSSVRRLVKKLFFLLVFLVTVIGGTWFLYGAEILAQFWIYEVSVGGILAIILILSHFILEKVGKNGKLKAEEVETEDPWRVFYEDPEEQTAAYDICDNKDPEERICPAQVSGLKAQVRAENIKEAEEFQTMLLTPKEKPDHILVSAKPENGDIPVGYVPFVIGKHTGLADHILDKPTVSRFHVRIMEKGGDYFLTDLNSTNGTKVNGKLLAANEEIMLKEGDEVQIAEEKYFWK; this is translated from the coding sequence ATGAAAATTGAATATATGCGTGAAATGAAGCGCAGCTATATGACGGTAAAAATGGAAGACTGGGAAATAGCAGAAAGCTATGAAAGGGGAATGCTGTCCAGAAACCAGATTCCCGGTCTTTTAAAAATGAAGATCAAATATACAGATGGAATTCCCTGGTATTGTTATGATATCACTTCCCGTCAGCCTGTCAGCCGGTTATTTGAAAGTCAGCCAGCAGATGAAAAACAGGTAAGAAGCTTTTTTTGCCAGTTGTATGAAACACTGGACCGGATGGAGGCCTATCTTTTAGGGGATGGAGGGATCCTTTTAGACCCGGATCTGGTCTATGTGGATCCGGAGGGATTTAAAACCGGTTTTTGTGTGATACCAGGGAGAAAAGAGGACTTTAACAGTCAGCTTTCTTTATTTATCCAGTATCTTATGAAGCATATTGATCACAAAGACAGGGAATGTGTAGTCCTTACTTATGGGCTTTACCAGACCTGTATGAAGGAAAATTACAGTCTGGAGGATATGATGAGGATACTGGCAGAAAAAATGCCGGAGAAACGATCAGATCTGGTACAGGAAGAAGAAACAGTAAGAAATTTCAGAATAACAAAAGGAGAGGAAACTGACCGGAATTTCAGGGATTTCAGGGAAAACAGTAAAGATATCCGGGAATGGAAGGGGAAAGAGGAAACAGAGGAACAGGAAAAGCTGGAAATATCAGGATCGTATCAGAAAAGCAGTGTCCGGAGATTGGTTAAAAAGCTGTTTTTCCTGCTGGTATTCCTGGTTACAGTCATAGGAGGAACCTGGTTTTTATATGGAGCAGAAATTCTGGCACAGTTTTGGATCTACGAGGTTTCTGTAGGAGGTATACTGGCAATTATCCTTATCCTGAGCCATTTTATTCTTGAAAAAGTGGGAAAAAATGGAAAACTTAAGGCTGAAGAAGTGGAAACAGAAGATCCATGGAGAGTTTTTTACGAAGACCCGGAAGAGCAGACTGCGGCTTATGATATTTGCGATAATAAAGACCCGGAAGAGCGGATATGCCCAGCACAAGTATCTGGACTAAAGGCACAGGTCAGAGCAGAAAATATAAAAGAAGCAGAAGAATTTCAGACCATGCTCCTTACGCCGAAAGAGAAGCCGGACCATATACTTGTGTCTGCGAAGCCTGAAAACGGAGATATCCCTGTTGGATATGTGCCTTTTGTAATAGGAAAACATACAGGATTGGCAGATCATATACTGGATAAGCCTACAGTGAGCCGTTTTCATGTGCGGATCATGGAAAAAGGAGGGGATTATTTTCTTACAGATCTGAATTCTACAAATGGGACAAAAGTCAATGGAAAACTGCTGGCGGCCAATGAGGAGATCATGTTAAAAGAAGGAGATGAAGTGCAGATTGCAGAAGAAAAGTATTTCTGGAAATAG
- a CDS encoding DUF6262 family protein — MQKHDKMVALAKEKSAEMTETAITAIETMYRKNIKISVAELTKLTGLSRGFFYNNPNVKQVMMELKEKQQGMILRNPKSDAIAKAQEARIKSLEQKLSDSVPKNEYENLQKKYEELQVKYSQMKKGTLLKMYDQL; from the coding sequence ATGCAGAAACACGATAAAATGGTAGCACTGGCAAAAGAAAAAAGTGCGGAAATGACGGAAACAGCAATAACAGCTATTGAAACAATGTATAGAAAAAATATAAAAATTTCAGTTGCTGAACTTACAAAATTAACAGGACTTTCCAGAGGTTTTTTCTATAATAATCCGAATGTGAAACAGGTCATGATGGAATTGAAGGAAAAACAACAGGGAATGATATTGCGAAATCCTAAAAGCGATGCTATTGCAAAAGCACAGGAAGCACGGATTAAGAGTTTAGAACAGAAATTATCCGATAGTGTTCCGAAAAACGAATATGAGAATCTACAGAAAAAATATGAAGAATTACAAGTGAAATATAGTCAAATGAAAAAGGGAACACTGTTGAAGATGTACGACCAATTATAG
- a CDS encoding HIT family protein has product MAEDNCIFCKIARGLIPSTTVYEDEDFRVILDLGPASKGHSLILPKKHFANVCELDKETAAKVLPLGAKIGAAMKKGLGCAGFNLVQNNGEAAGQTVMHFHMHVIPRYEGGPKEIANWTPGSATAEELTEAAEKIKGCL; this is encoded by the coding sequence ATGGCAGAAGACAATTGTATTTTTTGTAAGATTGCAAGGGGGTTGATTCCTTCAACGACCGTATATGAAGACGAGGACTTCCGTGTGATCCTGGATCTGGGACCGGCATCAAAGGGACATTCATTGATCCTGCCTAAAAAGCACTTTGCTAATGTATGCGAGCTGGATAAAGAAACAGCGGCAAAGGTGCTTCCACTGGGAGCGAAGATAGGAGCTGCTATGAAAAAAGGATTAGGCTGCGCTGGATTTAATCTGGTTCAGAATAATGGGGAAGCAGCAGGACAGACTGTAATGCATTTTCATATGCATGTGATCCCCCGTTATGAAGGCGGTCCAAAGGAAATCGCCAATTGGACACCAGGTTCAGCAACGGCAGAAGAATTGACGGAAGCAGCAGAGAAGATCAAAGGTTGTCTGTAG
- a CDS encoding site-specific integrase: MMKGNINLISYDCYQQATEKQLAGLKWKENRVYYISEIRNEKIQDEIYGYIDDRCRRLSLSTAVNDIYRFDLLKEFLNEKCTSCSSITDKKWEELERSYKAFLYKKGLALYVRRNRPDRRNVEQQNSAQVSFLKMYYEYVVKCKTADIPENEKDVWDMRKLDIVPRSNPIRGRYRLDFREIRQREFKEIIKRILYSHCQTKAMGSIKGELCGFRRFARFMYDRFPEVKHFTEISRDMIEDYLVYIKTDTGLTSVSYTTELSVLDNLLDEIGRELEIENLCNLFLSSDCRAYDNALPEAYSDAEIRRFNSALTKLKPQLGRCLIIHQMLGTRIEDTLTLRRDCLSEKSGHYFITILQHKTRKYKRPVSDQLAEVIRKAIEVSEKDHPDSEYIFLQDNGKLYTDSMLKYHVNIMIYENDIRDDNGNYFEFRTHRFRHTFGVKLTEMKLDDDSIARLLGHKDTRTIPHYRRLRNEALAEDTKAVRDEMNELLAQYRREKENAETR; the protein is encoded by the coding sequence ATGATGAAAGGTAATATTAATTTGATTTCTTATGACTGTTATCAACAAGCTACAGAAAAACAGTTGGCTGGGCTGAAATGGAAGGAAAACAGGGTGTACTACATATCAGAGATTCGTAATGAAAAGATACAGGATGAGATTTATGGGTATATCGATGATAGATGTAGACGTTTATCATTATCAACAGCCGTAAATGATATTTACAGATTTGATCTGTTGAAAGAATTTCTGAATGAGAAGTGTACAAGCTGTAGCAGCATTACTGATAAAAAATGGGAAGAACTGGAGAGAAGCTATAAAGCATTTTTATATAAAAAAGGATTGGCGCTGTACGTTAGAAGAAATAGACCGGATAGGCGGAATGTTGAGCAACAAAATAGCGCTCAGGTTTCTTTTCTGAAAATGTATTATGAGTATGTTGTGAAGTGTAAAACAGCAGATATTCCAGAAAATGAAAAAGATGTATGGGATATGAGAAAGCTGGATATTGTGCCAAGGAGTAATCCGATTCGTGGAAGATATAGATTAGATTTTCGTGAGATTAGGCAGAGAGAATTTAAAGAGATAATAAAGAGAATATTGTATAGCCACTGCCAGACAAAAGCAATGGGTAGTATAAAAGGCGAATTGTGTGGATTCCGTCGGTTTGCTAGATTTATGTATGATCGGTTTCCAGAAGTAAAGCATTTTACAGAAATTAGCAGGGATATGATAGAAGATTATCTGGTTTATATAAAAACGGATACCGGTCTTACATCAGTCAGTTACACAACAGAACTGTCGGTTTTGGATAATCTGCTGGATGAAATTGGGCGGGAACTGGAAATAGAAAATTTATGCAATCTTTTTCTGTCCAGTGATTGCAGAGCATATGACAACGCTTTGCCAGAAGCGTATTCAGATGCAGAAATCAGGAGATTTAATAGTGCATTAACAAAATTAAAGCCCCAGTTAGGAAGATGTCTAATAATACATCAGATGCTCGGTACAAGAATAGAGGATACGTTGACTTTGCGAAGGGATTGCTTATCTGAGAAATCTGGGCATTATTTTATAACTATTCTCCAGCATAAAACAAGGAAATACAAAAGACCAGTCAGCGATCAGCTGGCAGAAGTGATTAGAAAAGCAATAGAAGTTTCAGAAAAGGACCATCCAGATTCAGAATATATTTTTCTGCAAGATAATGGGAAATTATATACAGATTCAATGCTGAAATATCATGTAAATATCATGATTTATGAAAATGATATCAGGGATGATAATGGAAATTATTTTGAGTTTCGTACACATCGTTTTAGACACACTTTTGGAGTAAAACTTACAGAAATGAAATTAGATGATGATAGCATTGCAAGGCTGTTGGGGCATAAGGATACACGAACCATACCACATTATCGGCGGTTAAGAAACGAAGCATTAGCGGAGGATACAAAGGCTGTACGAGATGAAATGAATGAATTATTAGCACAATACAGGAGGGAAAAGGAAAATGCAGAAACACGATAA
- a CDS encoding DUF5702 domain-containing protein gives MTVFLAMILVMLMTLLLVMAESARTAGERLYLRMAVDSSMDSLMAQYHRKLWQKYRILGLEADSKELLEEELKAFLDPYMQAENWYPLKTEEAVVKDMAALTEGKGSCMEREILEYMKYGLVGVLWDAMTEGEAKEALEGIKNASGVNHVSGLYEEHCKEAVALEKALEKLNGKLEQQKMDWEAGISCLKSLDGRGMVKKCRSVIKSLQAVPALVEAYEKQADRLERALSESRENFETEEDLEGNSRQLLNEQIRSYETYISQDGERRGQIRSLTERSRENISFMEGLIKEAEDVIRYIDDWEPSDEEDELDEEELWEPVIRHMTGYPVLALDVSFGVKDKEKEGWLERIRSLTGKGILKLVLPEDSKISGGKPDLSQAPSTLSGRGTEHFTGVSGLVDRLMVAEYGVRYFPHFQKKMENGAIYEMEYVLYGKKTDKENLEASVLRLVTVRQGLNLIHILSDGQKRQEAEALAASITGGMGLLPLTAVVTFFVMGMWALAEAFVDVRCLLNGGKVPLVKAVSDWQLSLEGVLKIGAEGKLPDLGENITVWGNETADESRSGSKKGLDLTGYLRMFLFVSYGSEPLFRMMDMMQMNIRKEQPDFLLEKCVCMVDAEAGFCGKPVFFSSGPWKTLRKTRFSVSGNYFTKP, from the coding sequence GTGACGGTATTCCTTGCAATGATCCTGGTAATGTTGATGACACTCCTTCTGGTCATGGCAGAATCAGCCCGGACAGCGGGAGAACGGCTGTATCTGCGCATGGCGGTGGATTCTTCCATGGACTCCCTTATGGCCCAGTACCACAGAAAATTGTGGCAGAAGTACCGGATCCTGGGGCTGGAAGCGGACAGCAAAGAGCTTTTGGAGGAAGAATTAAAAGCTTTTTTAGATCCATATATGCAGGCAGAAAACTGGTATCCTCTGAAAACAGAAGAGGCAGTTGTAAAAGATATGGCAGCTCTTACAGAAGGGAAGGGAAGCTGTATGGAGCGGGAGATACTGGAATATATGAAATATGGCCTGGTGGGCGTATTATGGGATGCCATGACGGAAGGAGAAGCAAAAGAAGCTTTAGAAGGGATAAAAAATGCATCTGGTGTCAATCACGTATCCGGTCTTTATGAAGAACATTGCAAAGAAGCAGTTGCCTTAGAAAAAGCCCTTGAAAAGCTGAATGGAAAGCTGGAGCAGCAGAAAATGGACTGGGAGGCGGGAATCAGCTGCCTGAAATCTCTGGATGGAAGGGGCATGGTAAAAAAATGCCGGTCTGTGATCAAAAGCCTGCAGGCAGTACCTGCTCTGGTGGAAGCTTACGAAAAGCAGGCTGACCGTCTGGAACGGGCATTAAGTGAAAGCAGGGAAAACTTTGAGACAGAAGAAGATCTTGAAGGTAATTCCAGGCAGCTGTTAAACGAACAGATCCGGTCTTATGAAACCTATATTTCCCAGGATGGAGAGCGAAGAGGGCAGATCCGAAGTCTTACAGAAAGAAGCCGGGAAAATATTTCCTTTATGGAAGGTCTTATAAAAGAAGCTGAAGATGTGATCCGCTATATTGATGACTGGGAGCCTTCTGATGAAGAGGATGAACTGGACGAAGAAGAACTGTGGGAGCCGGTGATCCGTCATATGACGGGATATCCGGTACTGGCTTTAGATGTCTCTTTTGGAGTAAAGGACAAAGAAAAAGAAGGCTGGCTGGAGCGGATCAGATCCCTGACCGGAAAGGGTATTTTAAAGCTGGTGTTGCCAGAAGACAGTAAGATTTCTGGCGGAAAGCCAGATCTGTCCCAGGCACCTTCTACGCTTTCAGGACGGGGAACAGAGCATTTTACCGGTGTCTCAGGTCTTGTGGACCGTTTGATGGTGGCTGAATACGGAGTCCGCTATTTTCCTCATTTTCAAAAGAAAATGGAGAATGGGGCTATTTATGAGATGGAATACGTCTTATATGGAAAAAAGACAGATAAGGAAAATCTGGAAGCATCGGTTTTAAGGCTGGTTACTGTAAGACAGGGGTTAAATCTGATCCATATCTTATCAGATGGGCAAAAACGACAGGAAGCAGAGGCTCTTGCAGCATCTATTACAGGAGGTATGGGACTTCTTCCGCTTACAGCAGTGGTAACGTTCTTTGTGATGGGGATGTGGGCACTGGCAGAAGCATTTGTAGATGTGCGCTGCCTGCTTAATGGAGGAAAAGTACCTCTTGTGAAGGCGGTCTCAGACTGGCAGTTAAGTCTGGAAGGCGTTTTGAAAATAGGAGCAGAAGGAAAACTGCCTGATCTTGGGGAGAATATCACTGTTTGGGGTAATGAAACTGCAGATGAAAGCAGATCCGGCAGTAAAAAAGGACTGGATCTGACAGGCTACCTCAGGATGTTTTTATTTGTCAGTTATGGAAGTGAGCCTCTTTTCCGGATGATGGATATGATGCAGATGAACATAAGAAAAGAACAGCCGGATTTCCTGCTGGAAAAGTGTGTCTGTATGGTGGATGCAGAAGCCGGATTTTGTGGAAAACCAGTATTTTTTTCATCTGGACCGTGGAAAACTTTAAGAAAAACCCGATTTTCAGTTAGTGGAAATTATTTTACTAAGCCTTGA
- a CDS encoding type II secretion system F family protein, with the protein MRFTIFGVIADSLCAYTFYRSIAAFFLFLPAAFYYPFYKKKDLQKEKIRQLTLQFKEGILVLSSFLSAGYSLENSFFMSVKELEVLYGPKGMITEEFADIAAGIRMNRPVELLLADMGRRSGIQDIDQFAQVFAAAKRSGGELTDIISQTAGIIRDKIQVQEEIHTMTAARVFEQKIMNGIPFGIILYIDLTSPGFFQTMYHTWLGRICMTVCLGVYVGAVYLAKRILDIPI; encoded by the coding sequence CTGCGGTTTACAATATTTGGTGTTATAGCAGATAGTCTTTGCGCCTATACCTTTTACCGAAGTATAGCAGCATTTTTTCTGTTCCTTCCTGCAGCGTTTTATTATCCTTTTTATAAAAAGAAGGATCTGCAAAAAGAGAAGATCCGCCAGCTGACTCTTCAGTTTAAAGAAGGGATACTGGTATTATCCTCATTTTTAAGTGCCGGATATTCCCTGGAAAATAGCTTTTTCATGAGTGTAAAGGAACTGGAAGTGCTGTACGGTCCAAAGGGGATGATAACAGAAGAATTTGCAGATATTGCAGCAGGGATCCGGATGAACCGGCCGGTGGAACTCCTTTTGGCAGATATGGGAAGGCGCAGCGGGATACAGGATATAGACCAGTTTGCCCAGGTTTTTGCAGCTGCAAAAAGAAGCGGCGGGGAACTGACAGATATTATCAGTCAGACAGCTGGTATTATCCGGGATAAAATACAGGTCCAGGAAGAGATACATACTATGACAGCAGCCAGAGTATTTGAGCAGAAGATCATGAATGGCATTCCCTTTGGCATCATCCTCTATATAGACCTTACATCTCCGGGCTTTTTCCAGACCATGTATCATACATGGCTTGGCCGGATCTGTATGACGGTCTGCCTGGGGGTGTATGTGGGTGCTGTGTATCTTGCAAAAAGGATCCTGGATATTCCCATATAG
- a CDS encoding type II secretion system F family protein, translating to MWKKIKVWRKQLLCVGTGMFLGAAAWILQERDPVIKEGNVLERPAADESYQEQELYVRGLVEKGGDIPFDLRIYPKHYTKEEAYNLYKEILDQIPEMIRGENISINEVQHDLELMTQWPRYGISLSWQSSEPEILENDGTLHTEKLEKNGYSQQICLTVRMSDGSWPEEYDLFVTVTPPLYTEKEQLIKDFADRLLQEEELQQEQQVFTLPSEYEGRSISYHVPRRPVFIQMSFLGAAAAVLLCLKEKNEIKKTEEDRKNQLLMDHSEMLSRLIIFLGAGMSIRTAWDKIAEDYKRAVNEGRSEMHYVYEEMYITGSQLKSGISEAKAFAEFGTRCGLQQYMKLSGLLEQNRKNGSKNLRETLRLEMAEAFEQRKHQARRMGEKAGTKLLVPLFLLLGVVMVMIMLPAWTAFG from the coding sequence ATGTGGAAAAAGATAAAAGTTTGGAGAAAACAACTGCTCTGTGTTGGCACCGGCATGTTTCTTGGTGCTGCTGCCTGGATCCTTCAGGAAAGGGATCCTGTGATAAAGGAAGGAAATGTACTTGAACGTCCGGCAGCAGATGAAAGCTATCAGGAACAGGAGCTGTATGTAAGGGGACTGGTGGAAAAAGGCGGGGATATTCCTTTTGACCTGCGGATCTATCCAAAACATTATACAAAAGAAGAAGCTTATAACTTATATAAAGAAATACTGGATCAGATCCCTGAAATGATACGTGGAGAGAATATTTCTATTAACGAGGTACAGCATGATCTGGAGCTTATGACCCAGTGGCCCAGGTACGGTATTTCCTTAAGCTGGCAGTCATCAGAGCCGGAAATATTAGAAAATGACGGGACACTGCATACAGAAAAACTGGAAAAAAATGGTTATTCGCAGCAGATCTGCCTGACAGTAAGGATGAGTGATGGAAGCTGGCCAGAGGAATATGACCTATTTGTGACTGTAACCCCACCATTGTATACAGAGAAGGAGCAATTGATCAAAGACTTTGCTGACCGGCTTCTTCAGGAAGAAGAGTTACAGCAGGAGCAGCAGGTATTTACACTTCCTTCTGAATATGAAGGGAGAAGCATTTCTTATCATGTGCCCAGGCGGCCTGTTTTTATACAGATGAGTTTTTTAGGTGCTGCGGCAGCAGTTTTACTTTGCCTAAAAGAAAAGAATGAAATTAAAAAGACAGAGGAAGACAGGAAAAACCAGCTTTTAATGGATCATTCAGAAATGCTTTCAAGGCTGATCATCTTTTTAGGAGCAGGAATGAGCATACGTACTGCCTGGGATAAGATCGCAGAGGATTATAAAAGGGCAGTAAATGAAGGGCGCAGTGAAATGCATTATGTATATGAAGAAATGTATATTACAGGCAGTCAGCTAAAAAGCGGGATCTCAGAGGCAAAAGCCTTTGCAGAGTTTGGCACCAGATGCGGTCTGCAGCAGTACATGAAGCTTTCTGGGCTTTTAGAACAGAACCGGAAAAATGGTTCGAAAAATTTACGGGAAACATTAAGGCTGGAAATGGCAGAGGCATTTGAACAGCGCAAGCATCAGGCCCGGCGTATGGGCGAAAAAGCAGGGACAAAACTGCTGGTACCATTGTTTTTGCTTCTGGGAGTGGTCATGGTAATGATCATGCTCCCGGCATGGACTGCATTTGGATGA
- a CDS encoding prepilin peptidase — protein MDVTLYIKAGFRIGFLLFLLSAAWQDLRKKSIRASTFYIWGMMGLMFRGIQILYRLQQMVCEETGKSGEEIFWSMAVLVLELFLDLFPGLLLLGISVVTEEAMGKGDGWFFLVSGLFLGFWKNVFLLTGGLFLCFPVAVWLMIGRWGKNTGIKLPLLPFMFPVGLGVLFL, from the coding sequence GTGGATGTTACTTTGTATATAAAAGCAGGTTTTCGCATAGGATTTTTATTATTTTTACTATCTGCTGCCTGGCAGGATCTGAGAAAGAAAAGCATCCGGGCATCTACTTTTTACATCTGGGGAATGATGGGACTGATGTTTCGGGGTATACAGATCCTTTACAGACTGCAGCAGATGGTTTGCGAAGAAACAGGAAAAAGCGGGGAAGAGATATTCTGGTCTATGGCAGTCCTGGTTTTGGAACTGTTCCTTGATCTGTTTCCGGGACTGCTTCTTTTAGGAATATCTGTAGTCACCGAAGAAGCCATGGGAAAAGGAGATGGCTGGTTTTTTCTGGTTTCAGGCCTGTTTTTAGGATTTTGGAAAAATGTATTTTTACTTACAGGAGGCCTGTTCTTGTGTTTTCCGGTAGCAGTATGGCTGATGATAGGCAGGTGGGGAAAAAATACCGGAATAAAGCTGCCGTTGCTGCCATTTATGTTTCCGGTGGGACTGGGGGTGCTGTTTTTGTGA